A region of Streptomyces sp. NBC_01750 DNA encodes the following proteins:
- a CDS encoding SCO2195 family GlnR-regulated protein, with the protein MQAAPVRPVRATAIPSVTDALRAMESLLLGGGQRTARRNAWTAVLEDRRRAKDRVEAQHVLEGVAGRTS; encoded by the coding sequence ATGCAGGCCGCGCCGGTACGTCCCGTACGCGCTACCGCCATTCCGTCCGTCACCGATGCTCTGCGCGCCATGGAGTCGCTGCTCCTGGGCGGCGGACAGCGCACTGCCCGCCGGAACGCATGGACGGCGGTCCTCGAAGACCGGCGCCGGGCCAAGGACAGGGTCGAGGCGCAGCATGTACTGGAGGGTGTGGCCGGCCGCACTTCCTAG